In the Aliarcobacter cryaerophilus genome, one interval contains:
- a CDS encoding acetyl-CoA carboxylase biotin carboxylase subunit, with the protein MKKINKVLIANRGEIALRIIRACKELEIKSVAVFSEVDVDGLWVKKADECYPIMGDVVQAYLDYEKIISIAKKSDCDAIHPGYGFLSENADFARACEANGIIFIGPKPEHIELFGDKMASKVAMKKVGVPVLEGTDEPIIDIEEGAKIAKQIGFPVIIKAAFGGGGRGMRIVREEKDFKELFESASNEAKKYFGRGEAFIEKYVENPRHIEIQVIADKYGNVLHLGERDCSIQRRHQKVIEIAPSPLLNNEARKELYRIATKAMFKLGYESVGTVEFLLDPDDNIYFIEMNTRVQVEHPVTETITGVDIIQRMIQIAEGSKMIFLQEEINFRGYSIEFRINAENPLKGFMPSVGTVEKYFTPNGPGVRLDSALYTGYKVPANYDSMVGKLIVWALDWEGAVKKAKRALDEFYIEGFPTNIPLHREIVRDQDFKDGKFTTNYLDKKMDIFTLQTQDNIQEEEEKVENLKKLIATINSKNITTRH; encoded by the coding sequence ATGAAAAAGATAAATAAAGTACTTATTGCAAATAGAGGAGAGATTGCACTTAGAATAATTAGAGCTTGTAAAGAACTTGAAATTAAAAGTGTTGCGGTATTCTCTGAAGTTGATGTAGATGGTCTTTGGGTAAAAAAAGCAGATGAATGCTACCCAATTATGGGAGATGTTGTTCAAGCATATTTAGACTATGAAAAAATTATATCAATAGCTAAAAAATCTGATTGTGATGCAATTCACCCTGGATATGGATTTTTAAGTGAAAATGCTGATTTTGCAAGAGCTTGTGAAGCAAATGGTATTATTTTTATTGGTCCAAAACCAGAGCATATAGAACTTTTTGGTGATAAAATGGCATCAAAAGTGGCTATGAAAAAAGTTGGAGTTCCAGTTCTTGAAGGTACTGATGAGCCAATTATTGATATTGAAGAGGGTGCAAAAATTGCAAAACAAATTGGATTTCCAGTTATAATCAAAGCTGCATTTGGTGGTGGTGGAAGAGGAATGAGAATAGTAAGAGAAGAAAAAGACTTCAAAGAACTATTTGAAAGCGCCTCAAATGAAGCAAAAAAATATTTTGGAAGAGGTGAAGCATTTATTGAAAAATATGTTGAAAATCCAAGACATATTGAGATTCAAGTTATTGCTGATAAATATGGAAATGTTCTTCATTTAGGTGAAAGAGATTGTTCTATTCAAAGAAGACACCAAAAAGTTATTGAAATTGCTCCATCACCACTTTTAAACAATGAGGCTAGAAAAGAGCTTTATAGAATCGCTACAAAAGCTATGTTTAAACTTGGATACGAAAGCGTTGGAACAGTTGAATTCTTACTTGACCCAGATGATAATATCTATTTTATCGAGATGAATACAAGAGTTCAAGTTGAGCACCCTGTAACTGAAACTATTACTGGAGTTGATATTATTCAAAGAATGATTCAAATTGCTGAAGGTAGTAAAATGATCTTCTTACAAGAGGAGATTAACTTTAGAGGTTATAGTATTGAATTTAGAATAAATGCTGAGAATCCTCTAAAAGGATTTATGCCTTCTGTTGGTACTGTTGAAAAATATTTTACACCAAATGGTCCTGGAGTTAGACTTGATTCTGCACTTTATACAGGATATAAAGTTCCAGCAAACTATGACTCAATGGTTGGAAAACTAATTGTTTGGGCACTTGATTGGGAAGGTGCTGTTAAAAAAGCAAAAAGAGCTTTAGATGAGTTTTATATTGAAGGTTTCCCAACAAATATTCCACTTCATAGAGAAATTGTAAGAGATCAAGATTTTAAAGATGGTAAATTTACTACAAATTACCTTGATAAAAAAATGGATATTTTTACTCTTCAAACTCAAGATAATATTCAAGAAGAGGAAGAAAAAGTAGAAAATCTTAAAAAATTAATTGCAACAATTAACTCAAAAAACATCACAACAAGACATTAA
- a CDS encoding DUF2798 domain-containing protein has protein sequence MLDKKYERYIFALIMGTIMSFIMSFIISFINLGFIDGFFLKWMEAFFKAAVCAIPIISVVAPFVKKIVSKVIK, from the coding sequence ATGTTAGATAAAAAGTATGAAAGATACATTTTCGCACTTATTATGGGTACAATTATGAGTTTTATAATGAGCTTTATAATTTCATTTATAAATTTAGGATTTATAGATGGTTTTTTTCTAAAGTGGATGGAAGCATTTTTTAAAGCAGCTGTTTGTGCAATTCCAATAATATCAGTTGTTGCACCATTTGTAAAAAAGATTGTTTCAAAAGTGATAAAATAG
- a CDS encoding DMT family transporter codes for MKILSFDLKLIGLIFIVLLFFASNSILARMAIFTQNIDAFSFTFLRIISAMVILLFIYFYKNKKIKIDFKNNYISGFMFFLYAICFSYSYINMAAGIGTLILFAVVQLTMIILALFLNEKLTLKKFIGITIAFGGLVYLLYPKDDFTISYFHAFLMFLSAIGWAIFSVLGKKSNNATLNATDSFVKAFIFTIFFAIFYLYFFENSLKIDFPTFIMAITSGSITTAFGVFIWYSILPKMQIMTASIIQLIVPIIAIILSVIFLNETFTFELFISTIIILLGIFIALYKKRKI; via the coding sequence ATGAAGATTTTGAGTTTTGATTTAAAACTTATAGGATTGATTTTTATAGTTTTACTATTTTTTGCTTCAAACTCAATTTTAGCTAGAATGGCTATTTTTACGCAAAATATTGATGCTTTCTCTTTTACATTTTTAAGAATAATATCTGCTATGGTTATTCTCTTATTTATCTATTTTTATAAAAATAAAAAGATAAAAATTGATTTTAAAAATAACTATATTAGTGGATTTATGTTTTTTTTATATGCAATTTGTTTTTCATACTCATATATAAATATGGCTGCTGGTATTGGAACTTTGATTTTATTTGCTGTTGTTCAGCTAACTATGATTATTTTAGCTCTCTTTTTAAATGAGAAATTAACCTTAAAAAAATTTATTGGAATCACTATAGCTTTTGGAGGACTTGTATATCTTTTATATCCAAAAGATGATTTTACAATATCATATTTTCACGCCTTTTTGATGTTTTTATCAGCAATTGGATGGGCAATTTTTAGTGTTCTAGGAAAGAAATCCAATAATGCAACTTTAAATGCAACAGATAGTTTTGTCAAAGCTTTTATCTTTACAATATTTTTTGCTATTTTTTATCTTTATTTTTTTGAGAATAGTCTAAAAATAGATTTTCCAACTTTTATAATGGCAATTACTTCAGGTTCAATAACAACTGCTTTTGGAGTATTTATTTGGTATTCAATTTTGCCAAAAATGCAGATTATGACCGCAAGTATAATTCAGTTAATAGTGCCAATAATAGCTATTATTTTAAGTGTTATTTTTCTAAACGAAACTTTTACTTTTGAACTTTTTATCTCTACTATTATTATACTTTTGGGAATTTTTATAGCTTTATACAAAAAAAGAAAAATTTAA
- a CDS encoding metal-sulfur cluster assembly factor, whose amino-acid sequence MSGIFNKDAIKEKIIENLKKVYDPEIPVDIYSLGLIYNIELEERENYLFCEIDMTLTSPACPVADSLLEQVRYVAMAVDEVDEAKVNLVFEPVWEPHMMSEEAKEVMGASGAAISW is encoded by the coding sequence ATGAGTGGAATTTTTAATAAAGATGCAATAAAAGAGAAAATTATAGAGAATTTAAAAAAAGTTTATGACCCTGAAATCCCTGTTGATATTTATAGTTTAGGACTTATTTATAATATAGAGTTAGAGGAGAGAGAAAACTATCTATTTTGTGAAATAGATATGACTCTTACAAGCCCCGCTTGTCCAGTTGCAGATAGTTTACTTGAACAAGTAAGATATGTTGCTATGGCTGTTGATGAAGTAGATGAAGCAAAAGTAAATCTAGTTTTTGAACCTGTTTGGGAACCTCATATGATGAGTGAAGAAGCAAAAGAGGTTATGGGAGCTAGTGGAGCTGCTATTTCTTGGTAA
- a CDS encoding low molecular weight protein-tyrosine-phosphatase, giving the protein MKKSILFVCLGNICRSPLAHGIAQEYINKNQLDILVDSAGTGSWHIGEAPCENSIKIALLNGVDISKQKARQVKKDDFQKFDLVIALDDNNLKDLKNLGCKNPLKLGDFGYEGACVPDPYYFRDFEEFKNVYSMIETCVIALINKSKEF; this is encoded by the coding sequence ATGAAGAAATCAATACTTTTTGTTTGTTTAGGAAATATTTGTCGCTCTCCATTGGCTCATGGTATTGCACAAGAATATATAAACAAAAATCAACTGGATATTTTAGTAGATAGTGCTGGAACTGGCTCATGGCATATTGGTGAAGCTCCTTGTGAAAATTCAATAAAAATTGCATTGTTAAATGGTGTTGATATATCTAAACAAAAAGCAAGACAAGTAAAAAAGGATGATTTTCAAAAGTTTGATTTGGTTATTGCTCTTGATGATAATAACTTAAAAGATTTGAAAAATTTAGGTTGTAAAAATCCTCTAAAACTCGGAGATTTTGGATATGAAGGAGCTTGTGTTCCTGATCCATACTACTTTAGAGATTTTGAAGAATTTAAAAATGTATATTCTATGATTGAAACATGTGTTATAGCTTTAATTAATAAATCAAAAGAATTTTAA
- a CDS encoding AEC family transporter: MSIFFTLLGKIIPLYVSIILGFLSTYLLKCDKETVAKILLFLLSPLIIFTATININLSAATLSLPLFFFIFSSILSFTLLAYFKRVYSDNSANLLAFSTSTGNTGNIGIPLAILFLEPNMVDVFIFTVLASLLYQNSVGYYITAKGNFSAKQSLLKVIKLPVLYAFILGVIFNLCEIKLPEIFINYNEYIKGAYTILGMMIVGMGLEKVRFDSSFDIKFISYAMFIKFVVWPVCILVFIFIDKNYIHFLNDGLYTVMFLFSIVPLAGNTVTVATLLNVKPQIMSVALFISTVISLFYIPLVLYFYMN, from the coding sequence TTGTCTATCTTTTTTACTCTATTAGGAAAAATTATCCCTTTATATGTAAGTATTATTTTAGGATTTTTAAGCACATATCTACTTAAATGTGACAAAGAAACTGTTGCAAAAATTTTACTTTTTTTATTATCACCACTAATTATTTTTACTGCAACTATAAATATAAATTTAAGTGCTGCGACTTTATCTCTACCACTATTTTTCTTTATTTTTAGTTCAATTTTAAGTTTTACTCTTTTAGCATATTTTAAAAGAGTTTATAGCGATAATAGTGCAAATTTATTAGCTTTTAGTACTTCAACAGGAAATACAGGAAACATAGGAATTCCACTTGCAATACTATTTTTAGAACCAAATATGGTTGATGTTTTTATATTTACTGTTTTGGCTTCGCTTTTGTATCAAAACTCTGTTGGATATTATATTACTGCTAAAGGTAATTTTAGTGCAAAACAAAGCCTTTTAAAAGTTATTAAACTTCCAGTTTTATACGCTTTTATCTTAGGAGTTATATTTAATCTATGCGAAATAAAACTTCCTGAAATATTTATCAACTACAATGAATATATAAAAGGTGCTTATACAATTTTAGGTATGATGATTGTAGGAATGGGGCTTGAAAAAGTTCGATTTGATAGCTCTTTTGATATAAAATTTATCTCTTATGCTATGTTTATAAAATTTGTTGTATGGCCTGTTTGTATACTAGTATTTATTTTTATAGATAAAAACTATATTCATTTTTTAAATGATGGTTTATACACTGTTATGTTTTTATTTTCTATTGTTCCTCTTGCTGGAAACACTGTAACAGTAGCCACTTTACTAAATGTAAAACCACAAATTATGAGTGTAGCTTTGTTTATATCAACTGTTATATCACTATTTTATATTCCATTAGTTTTATATTTTTATATGAATTAA